The proteins below are encoded in one region of Festucalex cinctus isolate MCC-2025b chromosome 2, RoL_Fcin_1.0, whole genome shotgun sequence:
- the LOC144013688 gene encoding uncharacterized protein LOC144013688 isoform X1 — translation MAEQGSLLELDGLEKRLRSLISSYSSDGLRGDSKTFCSDYCKLVEEYASRWQMPLPRLRILETALCHFTRASSSFTSSCDHVHRTLSSLALSVFELLLFFDEQDFHEEPLKHFSVKFQECHVALLRHQNVHLLKVEPLLRVGGAWASITLKQILSESSVPQNEVDRFLSSELPVFLELRVRYLLSCERVSEALALAKCCIRHPAAGKHLFFLQVYLTWLYKTQYNQLLKEVVDLTGKDAVHIICSLEYEVTNEMLLALCQVFLSQQLCRGDMYYLWELVFVWSQLHNRLNTSKQAFREESRQLMLSATNVNSVFPFVRVVIQELGEDGVQFCVELCTDALKSCLPCDILTKSLIYKTIAGLLPNDLEVCRACALLVFFLERTVEAYKMVHFLYMLPDQDYHVEHSPIRNQIRFETLQVLKKDLHFDPEFWNLVALRANCLKLMNEKVVDDSLELMEETWVPNYCAKEFSFVESTSTGSTDDGIAKKPNNNDGHKEIISAEAPKKLKLGQGKTGLNDSNAVKKANHRSRYTKEASSQPSRRSFWQLDRIHDIRSGQLRRVTRLSEKDRPKRRIQKPKWLLEDSGNLQESRRKKHSLRHLRVHRSSALKRSENGQLKNSTQPKVPVNSCTKHERGFPLDSVEPASAPQIILELSLPDNELMGNFTEDCNRQKSCPPMLFYKQTLKLPDSSHPVKLMSGKEVILRARDATMLVQLLHCYARRPKRRGNGSNIHGSVSTITRSSAHANPPKEPQRGLCEKPNAETRAGLSSEDADATKHPEPPSPVLQLPAKELLENAEIKKVVSSDKFGVLKGTETDILDKTAHSTNTDQVHTTVKSIEFSDEPSVEMKVIFASQSPPVGKVRQQPTTASTEVSQTCNPQSSEIEDTEYTSSASGPLIIPNADSPCHMPLEDKPAAVNIDEEQNNPKPLFPHSENGETCIEKAKDVTEDSQHEQSNHVDISALATKIVTQMTPVELPQDMENCKQPTDTDSKESVLQNTSNVVNASSHTVPEPSTTGNMQGNDHTRSADEDGDDDFEDDETIETEESRLEYCCTYCQKDFKGRRVVIHAMFHFRRDECMFCGTKFKDDLLAMMHLSDHIDKLKRSKALATNKAQQTGVSETKDLSQPKTSAKPNVPNRLSDHHISMRLRKSSVCNKSVSHPEAHLLLESRNLRSNDKPVDSHFVQTNKQNECNDIKSPDHKVNGLNGTKNQFDQMKRTNSKAEDKQTPLTHSSKDKAGNCKVNHMMPKSCDSFASLVQKRKHIECFKDDVNKDKKVIEEKRVEHLEKVDCPADGCTWSMDLSKNRVAFLYHALDHHYGDIKPLELSFKVTSNKCSICKRVLWSFEHFQHHVERHRLSPRHPCLHLGCTARFKTGNEMRRHARKHSPLQAVCCLPGCSKLFICLWALNLHEKEHYTSKPTKPVQTVDMQTDDKSNCMQVEAVTSAMKGTFSQSPRKLRHASYDTTAEVASVLPPSVKSFVVEEELKTRSESKHSVLKNLSNKDTATQSSSHSLNLRLRKCQTSKVNQVATKGLGLPFIKHRNKLRHNLKKKQVNANQTEMVPKRKRGRPRKFKKATHDDKMTKSQNSQSLNSEIPDGSETTVSSTVSNKLDIKATQKQVNNAGRMTEMIHQKSKSKKSVSANTRSSRVERKISLDRSAPLTMASQSSMVHAHKLRVINLRKRCASKDSESSGASRAKTRRVALRKGPHRESQLPAVSREPASLTFDVAERSGDKKVVKTHSSISSPTDGAPAVTPVNMKKTVTEKKKSEKTRHWKVAGTKKSDATVCSNFEKKPNEEPKNVIRESTGSTTFNLNTTSKEKSSDVTSEVSSSTTTNLRGTSKEEPSNFTSDTSSSTSTNLKQKFVEEPSDVTSDGFSSTTDTLKQRSVEQPSDVTSDGSSSTTDTLKQMSVEQPSDVTSEFSSSTTVNVEEESIEETSNVNCDGSSSTTASLKLKSVEEPSGVMSDGSNSTTANLERESIEETSNVTNDGSNSTTVNLEEESIEETSNVTRDGSSSTTATLKQRPMEELSDVTSDGFSSTTANFERKSMEETSNETNDFSSSISSNLKRKSKEECSNETSDDSKSNTSNLKRKTKEQPTNVTSDGSSSNPANLKKKSKKKPLNMTSNGSSSTTSNLKRNSKKKSSNVSSDCSSSNTSNLKRKSKENPLNLKNNGSRSTMSTVQAEQTAHKRTSKSKCMQVRRNKAAAKGIKEGERKSSKKRPPPVQRTAKLATESKTEASKGSEVKVGEVDNCAGEKVHENITPVCAEDSCGYLLKAGFIKVCERPTFSIDTLAEYGKKHMRAPPTAYLDEKYTAMPKRRKVATPPDFSPEEDPVTATPQKQRCANCFMTFNCAEELQSHLQRCSNLFGFDSDDEGNS, via the exons ATGGCGGAGCAGGGCAGTTTGCTCGAGTTGGACGGGCTAGAAAAACGGTTGCGGTCACTGATAAGCTCTTATTCAAGTGACGGCTTGCGGGGAGACAGCAAAACGTTCTGTTCTGACTATTGTAAG CTGGTGGAAGAGTACGCTTCTCGCTGGCAAATGCCACTCCCTCGACTCAGGATCCTTGAGACGGCACTGTGCCACTTCACTCGGGCCTCATCCTCCTTCACATCAAGCTGTGATCACGTGCATCGCACGCTCAGTAGTTTGGCTTT GAGTGTTTTTGAGTTGCTGCTTTTCTTTGATGAGCAAGATTTCCACGAAGAGCCATTGAAACACTTCTCTGTTAAATTCCAG gaATGCCATGTTGCCCTTTTAAGGCATCAGAATGTTCACTTACTTAAGGTTGAGCCTTTGCTTCGTGTAGGAGGTGCTTGGGCCAGTATAACCTTGAAGCAAATACTCAGCGAATCCAGTGTACCTCAGAATGAAG TGGACAGGTTCCTCAGCTCTGAGTTGCCAGTGTTCTTGGAGCTTCGGGTGCGCTACCTTCTTTCCTGTGAGCGCGTCAGTGAGGCTTTAGCCCTGGCTAAGTGTTGTATTCGTCATCCAGCGGCAGGGAAACACTTGTTCTTCCTCCAGGTCTACCTCACATGGCTTTACAAAACGCAATATAATCAGCTGCTGAAAGAG GTTGTTGACCTCACTGGTAAAGATGCAGTGCACATCATCTGCAGTTTAGAGTATGAAGTAACAAATGAGATGCTGTTAGCCCTCTGCCAGGTGTTCCTCTCCCAACAACTCTGCAGGGGAGACATGTACTACTTATG GGAACTTGTTTTTGTATGGAGTCAACTTCATAATCGGCTGAATACTTCCAAACAAGCTTTTCGAGAGGAAAGCCGTCAGCTAATGCTATCTGCCACCAACGTCAACTCAGTCTTCCCATTTGTCAGAGTTGTAATACAAGAG CTAGGTGAAGACGGGGTCCAGTTTTGCGTGGAGCTTTGCACAGATGCCTTGAAATCTTGCCTCCCATGTGACATTCTCACCAAGTCGCTGATCTACAAAACTATTGCTGGCCTGCTCCCCAACGATCTGGAAGTGTGTCGGGCATGCGCGCTCCTAGTCTTCTTCTTGGAACGAACTGTGGAAGCCTACAAGATGGTGCATTTCCTCTATATGCTTCCCGACCAAGACTACCATGTCGAACACAGTCCCATCAGAAATCAAATCCGATTTGAAACACTGCAG GTCTTGAAGAAGGACCTTCACTTTGACCCAGAGTTTTGGAACCTTGTTGCTTTGCGTGCCAATTGTTTGAAACTGATGAATGAGAAAGTAGTTGACGATTCCCTCGAACTTATGGAGGAAACATGGGTCCCAAATTACTGTGCCAAAGAGTTTTCTTTTGTTGAAAGCACATCAACAGGAAGTACTGATGATGGAATAGCAAAAAAGcctaataataatgatggaCATAAAGAAATTATCTCTGCGGAAGCACCCAAAAAACTCAAGTTGGGCCAAGGCAAAACAGGACTGAATGATAGCAATGCTGTGAAAAAGGCTAACCACAGGTCACGATATACAAAGGAAGCATCATCTCAGCCTTCGAGGCGTTCATTTTGGCAGCTTGACAGGATACATGACATACGGTCTGGGCAGCTAAGACGAGTTACGCGACTATCCGAAAAAGATCGTCCAAAACGAAGGATTCAAAAACCTAAATGGCTACTGGAAGATTCTGGCAATCTGCAAGAGTCGAGGCGTAAGAAACATAGTTTAAGACATCTAAGGGTCCATCGGTCGTCTGCCCTCAAGAGGTCCGAAAATGGGCAGCTCAAGAACAGCACCCAACCTAAGGTGCCTGTAAACTCTTGCACCAAGCATGAGAGAGGATTTCCACTGGACTCTGTTGAACCAGCATCTGCTCCACAAATAATTCTGGAGCTGTCGCTGCCAGACAATGAGTTGATGGGAAATTTCACTGAAGATTGCAACAGACAGAAAAGCTGTCCTCCGATGCTCTtttataaacaaacattaaaacttCCTGATTCCTCCCATCCTGTGAAGCTGATGAGTGGAAAAGAGGTCATCCTTAGAGCAAGGGATGCAACTATGCTTGTGCAGCTTTTACATTGTTATGCTCGCAGGCCCAAAAGAAGGGGTAATGGGTCAAATATTCATGGATCGGTATCAACAATCACACGCTCATCTGCACATGCGAATCCCCCCAAAGAACCACAGAGAGGGCTTTGTGAAAAACCTAATGCTGAGACACGGGCTGGTTTGAGCTCGGAGGATGCAGATGCAACTAAACATCCAGAACCACCGAGCCCAGTTTTACAGTTGCCAGCAAAAGAACTTTTAGAAAACGCAGAGATTAAAAAAGTGGTTTCTTCTGACAAATTCGGTGTATTAAAGGGAACAGAAACTGATATTTTAGATAAAACTGCTCACTCTACAAACACAGACCAAGTCCATACCACAGTTAAATCCATAGAATTCAGTGATGAACCTTCTGTTGAGATGAAGGTGATTTTTGCTTCACAAAGCCCTCCAGTGGGGAAAGTCAGACAACAGCCCACTACAGCTTCCACTGAGGTTTCTCAGACCTGTAATCCACAAAGCAGTGAAATAGAAGATACTGAATACACCTCATCAGCCTCCGGTCCATTAATTATTCCAAACGCTGACTCTCCATGTCACATGCCTCTCGAAGATAAACCAGCTGCTGTGAACATAGATGAAGAACAAAATAACCCAAAGCCACTTTTCCCTCATTCTGAAAATGGTGAAACATGTATTGAGAAGGCCAAAGATGTCACGGAGGATTCACAACATGAACAGTCTAACCATGTTGACATTTCAGCCTTAGCAACAAAAATAGTCACTCAGATGACTCCTGTTGAACTTCCTCAAGACATGGAGAACTGCAAACAACCCACAGACACCGATTCCAAGGAATCAGTGCTTCAAAATACAAGCAATGTTGTAAACGCCTCCAGTCATACAGTGCCAGAACCATCAACCACTGGTAATATGCAAGGAAATGATCACACAAGATCAGCCGATGAAGATGGCGATGATGACTTTGAGGATGATGAAACAATAGAAACAGAGGAATCCAGGTTGGAGTACTGCTGTACTTATTGTCAAAAAGATTTTAAGGGCAGACGTGTAGTAATACATGCTATGTTCCATTTCCGTAGGGATGAATGTATGTTTTGTGGGACCAAGTTCAAAGATGACCTACTGGCTATGATGCACTTGTCTGATCATATTGACAAGCTCAAAAGAAGCAAGGCGTTAGCCACTAACAAAGCTCAACAAACCGGTGTGTCAGAGACCAAAGATTTATCCCAACCTAAGACCTCTGCCAAACCTAATGTTCCCAACAGGCTGTCTGACCATCACATTAGTATGAGGCTGAGGAAGTCCTCTGTCTGTAATAAATCTGTTAGCCATCCAGAAGCACACTTGCTATTAGAATCAAGAAATTTGCGATCAAATGACAAGCCAGTCGATAGTCATtttgtacaaacaaacaaacaaaatgagtgCAATGACATCAAATCTCCCGACCACAAGGTAAATGGACTTAATGGCACAAAGAATCAGTTTGACCAAATGAAACGGACCAACTCAAAAGCTGAAGACAAGCAGACACCTCTAACACACAGTTCTAAAGACAAAGCAGGCAACTGCAAGGTGAATCACATGATGCCCAAATCTTGTGACTCCTTTGCATCACTGGTTCAGAAGAGGAAACACATTGAATGTTTTAAGGATGATGTAAACAAGGACAAGAAGGTCATTGAGGAGAAAAGGGTAGAGCATTTAGAGAAAGTTGACTGTCCAGCAGATGGATGTACTTGGTCTATGGACCTTTCTAAAAACCGTGTTGCTTTCCTCTACCATGCTCTGGACCATCACTACGGTGACATCAAACCTTTAGAGCTGTCCTTTAAAGTCACAAGCAACAAATGCAGTATTTGCAAGAGAGTATTATGGagttttgagcattttcagcATCATGTGGAAAGGCATCGGCTCAGTCCTCGGCATCCTTGTCTTCACCTTGGTTGCACTGCCAGATTCAAAACCGGAAATGAAATGAGACGACATGCCAGAAAACACAGTCCACTGCAGGCAGTGTGCTGCTTACCTGGTTGTTCTAAACTATTTATTTGTCTCTGGGCACTGAACCTTCATGAAAAAGAGCACTATACTTCCAAACCCACCAAGCCAGTACAGACTGTGGACATGCAGACTGACGATAAATCTAACTGCATGCAGGTAGAAGCTGTAACCTCTGCTATGAAAGGGACTTTTAGCCAGTCGCCTCGTAAATTAAGGCATGCATCTTATGACACAACAGCAGAAGTTGCCAGTGTTCTTCCTCCCAGTGTAAAATCATTTGTGGTGGAAGAAGAGCTGAAAACGAGAAGTGAGTCCAAGCATTCAGTTTTAAAGAATCTCTCTAACAAGGACACCGCCACACAGTCCAGTAGTCATAGTTTGAATCTGAGGTTAAGAAAATGTCAAACATCAAAGGTTAATCAGGTGGCTACCAAAGGTCTGGGATTACCTTTCATTAAACACAGAAACAAATTGAGGCATAACCTCAAGAAAAAGCAGGTCAATGCTAACCAAACTGAAATGGTCCCTAAAAGAAAAAGAGGCCGACCACGAAAGTTTAAAAAAGCAACACATGATGATAAGATGACCAAGAGCCAAAACAGTCAAAGTCTAAACAGTGAAATCCCAGATGGTTCTGAGACAACAGTGTCTTCAACGGTTAGCAACAAGTTAGACATTAAAGCAACACAGAAGCAAGTCAACAATGCTGGCAGGATGACTGAAATGATACACCAGAAATCAAAGTCCAAAAAAAGTGTGAGTGCGAACACCAGGAGTAGTCGTGTTGAACGGAAAATTTCCTTGGACAGAAGCGCTCCTCTAACTATGGCATCTCAGAGTTCAATGGTCCATGCACATAAATTAAGAGTTATTAATTTGAGGAAACGCTGTGCTTCAAAAGACAGCGAGTCTTCAGGAGCCAGTAGGGCAAAAACGAGAAGGGTTGCACTCAGAAAAGGTCCCCACAGAGAGTCTCAATTGCCAGCAGTTTCAAGGGAGCCCGCATCGTTAACGTTTGATGTAGCCGAGAGGTCTGGCGATAAAAAGGTAGTGAAAACGCATTCTTCCATAAGCAGCCCTACTGATGGTGCTCCTGCTGTCACTCCAGTGAATATGAAGAAGACTGTAACTGAAAAGAAGAAATCAGAAAAGACACGTCATTGGAAGGTTGCTGGTACAAAAAAATCAGATGCTACAGTATGCtccaattttgaaaaaaagcccAACGAAGAACCTAAAAACGTGATAAGAGAGAGCACCGGTTCTACCACGTTCAATTTGAATACAACGTCAAAGGAGAAATCTTCAGATGTGACAAGTGAAGTCTCCAGTTCCACCACAACCAATTTGAGGGGAACATCCAAAGAAGAACCTTCAAATTTCACTAGTGATACCTCCAGTTCCACTTCGACCAATTTGAAGCAAAAGTTTGTGGAAGAACCTTCAGATGTGACGAGTGATGGCTTCAGTTCCACCACGGACACTTTGAAGCAAAGGTCTGTGGAACAACCTTCAGATGTGACGAGTGATGGCTCCAGTTCCACCACGGACACTTTGAAGCAAATGTCTGTGGAACAACCTTCAGATGTGACGAGTGAGTTCTCCAGTTCCACCACAGTCAATGTGGAGGAAGAATCAATAGAAGAAACTTCAAATGTGAACTGTGATGGCTCCAGTTCCACCACAGCCAGTTTGAAGCTAAAGTCTGTGGAAGAACCTTCAGGTGTGATGAGTGATGGCTCCAATTCCACCACAGCCAATTTGGAGAGAGAATCAATTGAAGAAACTTCAAATGTGACAAATGATGGCTCAAATTCCACCACAGTCAATTTGGAGGAAGAATCAATAGAAGAAACTTCAAATGTGACCCGTGATGGCTCCAGTTCTACCACGGCCACTTTGAAGCAAAGGCCTATGGAAGAACTTTCAGATGTCACGAGTGATGGCTTCAGTTCTACCACAGCCAATTTTGAGAGAAAATCAATGGAAGAAACTTCAAATGAGACAAATGATTTCTCCAGTTCCATCTCCTCTAATTTGAAGAGAAAGTCCAAGGAAGAATGTTCAAATGAGACAAGTGATGACTCCAAGTCTAACACATCCAATTTGAAGAGGAAGACAAAGGAACAACCTACAAATGTCACTAGTGATGGCTCCAGTTCCAACCCAGCCAATTTGAAGAAAAAGTCCAAGAAAAAACCTTTAAATATGACAAGTAATGGCTCCAGTTCTACCACGTCTAATCTGAAGAGAAATTCCAAGAAAAAATCTTCAAATGTGAGTAGTGATTGCTCCAGTTCCAACACGTCTAATTTGAAGAGGAAGTCAAAGGAAAATcctttaaatttgaaaaataatgggTCCAGGTCAACAATGTCAACTGTTCAAGCTGAACAGACAGCACACAAACGTACTTCAAAGTCAAAATGTATGCAGGTTAGGAGAAACAAAGCGGCTGCCAAGGGAATTAAAGAAGGTGAAAGAAAGTCAAGCAAGAAAAGGCCACCTCCAGTCCAACGTACTGCAAAACTAGCAACTGAGTCTAAAACTGAAGCTTCAAAGGGCAGTGAAGTGAAGGTCGGCGAAGTGGACAATTGTGCTGGAGAAAAGGTACATGAAAATATAACACCTGTGTGTGCCGAAGACAGTTGTGGTTACTTGCTGAAAGCAGGGTTCATAAAAGTTTGTGAGAGACCCACATTTTCCATCGACACTCTGGCCGAGTACGGAAAGAAGCACATGCGTGCGCCTCCCACGGCCTACCTCGACGAGAAGTACACCGCCATGCCCAAAAGAAGGAAGGTGGCGACGCCGCCTGACTTTTCGCCTGAGGAGGATCCCGTTACTGCCACTCCACAGAAACAACGGTGTGCAAATTGCTTCATGACGTTCAACTGTGCAGAAGAGCTGCAGAGTCACCTCCAGCGCTGCTCCAACCTCTTTGGCTTTGACTCCGATGACGAGG GAAATAGTTGA